A portion of the Streptomyces coeruleoprunus genome contains these proteins:
- the pelF gene encoding GT4 family glycosyltransferase PelF: MLSSGRHVTMLTEGTYPHVHGGVSTWCDQLVRGMPEVDFHILALTGSGREPVTWQLPPNVYRHTSFPLWGPAPGRSRPLMGRERRRFIDTYERFLLAILDPSAPRSHFAEGLFGLAELARRGRLSAALRSEAALRSLMWIWTMPHLDTAAARPTVHDALTATDLLEHALRPLGARIPGDCVAHAVSSGLATLPALAAQHFEGVPFLLTEHGIYLRERYLGYRTEAQRWPVKALILGFYRELNTLGYRKADLITPCNQYNRRWEERGGAPADRIRTVYNGVDPHAFPLAGPDPATPTLSWCGRIDPIKDLETLIRAYAIARAELPELRLRLFGPVPAGNEDYRTRLEKLAAELGVGDGIGYEGRVDDVARAYAAGSVVMLSSISEGFPFSLIEAMSCGRATVSTDVGGVREAVGDTGLVVPPREPAVMAEAVLALLRDDERRAELGRRARRRVIDRFTLARSVDGFRRIYLELAGMPQPDPVPTPADTGDWTLQLRITDPWYRELATEGTV, from the coding sequence CCAGCTCGTCCGCGGGATGCCGGAGGTCGACTTCCACATCCTCGCCCTCACCGGCAGCGGCCGCGAACCGGTCACCTGGCAACTGCCGCCCAACGTCTACCGGCACACCTCGTTCCCCCTGTGGGGGCCGGCCCCCGGACGCTCCCGCCCCCTCATGGGGCGGGAGCGGCGGCGGTTCATCGACACCTACGAGCGGTTCCTGCTGGCCATCCTCGACCCGTCCGCGCCGCGCAGCCACTTCGCCGAGGGCCTCTTCGGCCTCGCCGAACTCGCGCGGCGCGGACGGCTGTCGGCCGCCCTGCGCTCCGAGGCGGCCCTGCGGTCCCTGATGTGGATCTGGACCATGCCGCACCTCGACACCGCGGCCGCCCGGCCCACCGTCCACGACGCGCTGACCGCCACGGACCTCCTCGAACACGCCCTGCGGCCGCTCGGCGCCCGCATACCCGGCGACTGCGTCGCCCACGCGGTCTCCAGCGGCCTCGCCACCCTGCCGGCGCTCGCCGCCCAGCACTTCGAAGGCGTACCGTTCCTCCTCACCGAGCACGGCATCTACCTGCGCGAGCGGTACCTCGGCTACCGCACCGAGGCCCAGCGCTGGCCCGTCAAGGCCCTGATCCTCGGCTTCTACCGCGAACTGAACACCCTCGGCTACCGCAAGGCCGACCTGATCACCCCGTGCAACCAGTACAACCGGCGCTGGGAGGAGCGCGGCGGAGCCCCCGCCGACCGCATCCGCACCGTCTACAACGGTGTCGACCCGCACGCCTTCCCCCTGGCCGGACCCGATCCCGCGACCCCCACACTCAGCTGGTGCGGCCGGATCGACCCCATCAAGGACCTCGAAACCCTCATCCGCGCCTACGCCATCGCCCGCGCCGAACTACCCGAGCTGCGCCTGCGCCTCTTCGGCCCCGTGCCCGCCGGCAACGAGGACTACCGCACCCGCCTGGAGAAGCTCGCCGCCGAACTCGGCGTCGGCGACGGCATCGGCTACGAGGGCCGCGTCGACGACGTGGCCCGCGCCTACGCCGCCGGCAGCGTCGTGATGCTCTCCTCCATCAGCGAGGGCTTCCCCTTCTCCCTCATCGAGGCCATGTCCTGCGGCCGCGCCACCGTCTCCACCGACGTCGGCGGCGTACGGGAGGCCGTCGGCGACACCGGCCTCGTCGTCCCGCCCCGCGAACCCGCCGTCATGGCCGAGGCCGTCCTCGCCCTGCTGCGCGACGACGAGCGCCGCGCCGAACTCGGCCGCCGCGCCCGCCGGCGGGTCATCGACCGGTTCACCCTCGCCCGCTCCGTCGACGGCTTCCGCCGCATCTACCTGGAACTCGCCGGCATGCCCCAGCCCGACCCCGTCCCGACGCCCGCCGACACCGGCGACTGGACCCTCCAGCTGCGCATCACCGACCCCTGGTACCGCGAACTCGCCACCGAGGGGACGGTCTGA